In one window of Eggerthella guodeyinii DNA:
- a CDS encoding TrpB-like pyridoxal phosphate-dependent enzyme, with translation MTEQAPHRLYLREDQIPTQWYNLRADMPEKPEPIRLPNGQVARPEDLAPVFCDELVRQELDDDTAYVDIPEPVLEMYRIYRPSPLCRAYNLEKALGTPAKIYYKFEGNNTSGSHKLNSAIAQAYYAKAQDLDGITTETGAGQWGTALAEASAHFGLDLDVFMVKCSYEQKPFRRNIMETFDARVTPSPSDTTEIGRKMLAEHPDSTGSLGTAISEAVERALNIPGNKGRYTLGSVLNQVVLHQSVIGMESYAAFEELGEYPDVVIGCAGGGSNLGGLIAPFMRDKIKGVRPDTRFVAVEPASCPSLTRGRYAYDFADTGRTCPLAKMYTLGNGFLPSPDHAGGLRYHGMSPIVSKLKHDGYLDAVAVKQTDVFAAAVEFARLETILPAPESAHAIFQAVEEAKRCAETGEEKTILFGLTGTGYFDMKAYDAYNRGEMSDHVPTDEELEAGFASIPHIEGVQ, from the coding sequence ATGACCGAACAAGCACCGCATCGTCTGTACCTGCGCGAAGACCAGATCCCGACGCAGTGGTACAACCTGCGGGCCGACATGCCGGAGAAGCCGGAGCCCATCCGGCTGCCGAACGGCCAGGTCGCGCGGCCCGAGGATCTGGCACCCGTGTTCTGCGACGAGCTGGTGCGCCAGGAACTCGACGACGACACGGCCTACGTCGACATCCCCGAGCCCGTGCTGGAGATGTACCGCATCTACCGCCCCTCGCCCTTGTGCCGCGCGTACAACCTGGAGAAGGCCCTCGGCACGCCCGCGAAGATATACTACAAGTTCGAGGGCAACAACACGTCGGGCTCGCACAAGCTGAACTCGGCCATCGCCCAGGCGTACTACGCCAAGGCCCAGGACCTCGACGGCATCACCACCGAGACGGGCGCGGGCCAGTGGGGCACGGCGCTGGCCGAGGCGTCGGCCCACTTCGGGCTCGACCTCGACGTGTTCATGGTGAAGTGCTCCTACGAGCAGAAGCCGTTCCGCCGCAACATCATGGAGACGTTCGACGCGCGCGTGACGCCCTCGCCGTCCGACACCACCGAGATCGGCCGCAAGATGCTGGCCGAGCACCCCGACTCCACGGGCTCGCTGGGCACGGCCATCTCCGAGGCGGTGGAGCGCGCGCTCAACATCCCCGGCAACAAGGGCCGCTACACGCTGGGCTCGGTGCTCAACCAGGTGGTGCTGCACCAGTCGGTCATCGGCATGGAGAGCTACGCCGCCTTCGAGGAGCTGGGGGAGTACCCCGACGTCGTCATCGGCTGCGCGGGCGGCGGCTCGAACCTCGGCGGCCTCATCGCGCCGTTCATGCGCGACAAGATCAAGGGCGTCCGTCCCGACACGCGCTTCGTCGCCGTCGAGCCGGCCAGCTGCCCGAGCCTCACGCGCGGGCGCTACGCCTACGACTTCGCCGACACGGGCCGCACCTGCCCGCTCGCGAAGATGTACACGCTGGGCAACGGCTTCTTGCCCAGCCCCGACCACGCCGGCGGCCTGCGCTACCACGGCATGAGCCCCATCGTGTCGAAGCTCAAGCACGACGGCTACCTGGACGCCGTGGCCGTGAAGCAGACCGACGTGTTCGCGGCGGCCGTGGAGTTCGCGCGGCTCGAGACCATCCTGCCGGCCCCCGAGAGCGCCCACGCCATCTTCCAGGCCGTGGAGGAGGCCAAGCGCTGCGCCGAGACGGGCGAGGAGAAGACGATCCTCTTCGGCCTCACGGGCACGGGTTACTTCGACATGAAGGCCTACGACGCGTACAACCGCGGCGAGATGAGCGACCATGTCCCCACCGACGAGGAGCTGGAGGCGGGCTTCGCCAGCATCCCGCACATCGAGGGCGTGCAGTAG
- a CDS encoding SURF2 Surfeit locus protein 2, which yields MAAGDPKFSHITVTPDDEDDVVIQAGARPARTAAPTAAPTPVPAPAPTALGADDAVVEPDDAATEEPEAVEEREEPSAEDEGFQGTTLDDLEAAPMPIAQKIVLALGAVAVIAVVAWYLFLR from the coding sequence GTGGCTGCAGGCGACCCCAAGTTTTCCCACATAACCGTGACGCCCGACGACGAGGACGATGTCGTCATCCAGGCGGGCGCGCGCCCGGCGCGAACCGCCGCCCCGACCGCGGCCCCGACGCCGGTCCCGGCTCCGGCTCCGACGGCACTTGGCGCCGACGACGCCGTCGTCGAGCCCGACGACGCTGCGACCGAGGAGCCCGAGGCGGTCGAGGAGCGGGAGGAGCCGTCCGCCGAAGACGAGGGCTTCCAGGGGACGACCCTGGACGACCTCGAGGCCGCTCCCATGCCCATCGCCCAGAAGATCGTGCTCGCGCTCGGCGCGGTGGCCGTGATCGCCGTCGTCGCATGGTATCTGTTCTTGCGCTAG